The Mytilus galloprovincialis chromosome 3, xbMytGall1.hap1.1, whole genome shotgun sequence genomic interval AAACTCAAAGTAACAGCGcttgtattgctgttcttcatctccaTGTCACAATAAGACCTTCAACAATTACCAAACAACCTCTCACCTCAATACAAGACGGTTCGGGGGTCCTTATAACCGACTTGAGCAGATTCTTTGCAAAATTAATTTGGATACACTTCGTTAGAAGTAACTTATCTAACCAAGACcggtaaaaaaaaagaacatactggaaaaaagtacatatttaaaacaaaatagttccaaCGCACGGGTGTAAAGTAAATCTTAAACTATTTGTAGCATATTTTCTTTAGAAATAAAGGTGTCATATGTATAATATCTTGTCTTGCGTTAACTATGTCTGTAAAGAATACCCTTTGTTATTTGTAAATCTGTTATATTTATGTGGGGAGACCATCGGCCACACATATAGCCTCAGGTTGTTAACAACCcctataaaaatgaataaataaataatttaaaaattcggCTCGGTTCTGGACACTCTCTCTATTGCAATAATTGACAAGCCTTTGGGTTTTGACTTACATTTTTATCTATATCAAATTCGACCTCATAAGTAACGCATAGTGCTATTACTGAACTGGTTCGTTTCATATGTTCTTGTTAGCTGCTAATTTCcgtatgtcatttggtctcttgtgaagagttgtctaattggcaatcataccactaaaatcatttcaatattttatttaggCTCTTTGCTATAAACAACGTTCCATACACATTGCGACTGTCAATACTTTACGAAGGTGCAATTGGTTTAATCGTCACAGCATGATAggataaatgtaaaaacaaaatatttagattTCGTACGcgcaaagcgcttttctggatctaccttcacAAGGAACGCCCAAACCCAAACAGGGATGTATAAAGACATAACACGTGAAGAGCTAACGAAGGATAAAGAAAATAGATGTCACGCATATGTCTGTTCCTGAAAAGAACGCAAGGCATTTAGGGTCCAAATCGGCATATGCAATTTCTTAAAATTGATTCATTGGTATTGTTGTCTCGTGCTCGCCTCGACTTTGTAAGGTTGTTGGTTTTAATCTCCAACCGGTGCAAACTGAtgaattcaaattgttttttgcTGCTTTTCTCCTTACCAAGCAGCAATTttatatgagggtctggatgggggggggggggggggtctgttattctgtaaacatttaattttcaccccttttttttctctaatcttcaaaaaattaaccccttttttctctaatcttcattttttttgcccgttattctgtaatcttcattttttaagggcattgttctttaatcatttaaccccatccaaaccctcttaTATGAGCAACTACCCAACTCAGAATTAGAATAATGTGTCATCTATGTTTTCCTGTGGACTGTTACCTTCTGAAATCAAGATCAACGTATCAAAAAATTCctattttctttacaaaaatgtatgtgatACCCATGATGTTAAACGtcaatgcattttattttaagtttCTATACTTATCGTCATATACTAACGAATCaccgttatttttttaaaattagaagAAGTGATATGATTGCCTATTGTGCCTCTTGTTTCACAACAGCATTTTCGCGTGACCGTTTTAAGTCTGTAACTTATGATGAAATTCAGCACCAAACGATAAAACCAGCACGAGGACACAGTTCCGTTTCAACTCAGTCGTTTTCAAAAGTTAATAACGGTTGTGGATGTTTATTGCTTTGATTGAGACAACAGGTCTTAAGATGGCATTACTGAAGGTTACAAAACACTTTAATTAATGGACTAAGTGATGAAACACTTGAGATCAATAACTAGCCATTAAATGTATCTGATTAATTATTTACCGCATAGAAATCGGTTGCGATTGGCTACCGCAACAATATTTATTAGAACTAACACGCACCTGTCTCAGAAATCCTGGCCTTATcaaacatttaatatacattGTTAGGGAATCTGTAAACTAATTAGACATAAAACAGGATCGTGATGAATATACCAGCAACCAGGTTCTGAATATCTTCGTTTAATACAATAGACTTTGacccattgtttttttttttcataacactTGTTCCCCCTCCCACTTACATTTGTCACGGCACATATATGATGGAAAATGATATTCATTGGTGGATAGTAATTATGTATCATTGGGATTCGTACCACTTTTCCTTAAATTGTGTTATAACCCTCTTGGTTGCATTGACTTTAACTTAACATACatcttttaaaatgatttattttttaaccagGCTAAATGCAAACAAGAAACATGATACAGGGCAAACCttattgttatgccccatttatgggcattatgttttctggtctgtgcgtccgttaaagtttttggtcgaggtagtttttgatgaagttgaagaatcaacttgaaacttaggacatatgttccccatgatatgatctttcttattttaatgcaaaaatcaGAGATTTTATCCTattttcacggtcaactgaacatagaagatgatagtgcggatggggcatccgtgtactggggacacattctttttttacaTACTTTTCAACGACAACTGATATACTTCAGTAACTCACGAATCATGATCAATTAATCAATATTCAGTAACATGCAAAATATATctgatattatataaaatacaaaattcaaattttaatggtATTTTTTAACGCGATATAAGTTGAAATACTGATTCAAGTCAACTAATCAAAACTAAGAACttgtatttctttcatttttcagAGATATGTTTCTGAAGATGACAGTGGTCTGAGAGGGTCGCGTCAGTACCAGGCTCAGCCTAATATGGCACGCTATGAACGGTATGAAATTGACCCTCCTTCTTTAAAAGCAAGACAAGACGATATGAAAGGGAAGAAAGTGACCTTCTGTATGTCTGGCGACAAAGATAGTAAAGGGGTAGATCTATGTATCAATAACAAGATACGTACATTCGGAAGTCTTTTGGCAGAGCTGGATAAGCATCCAAAGATCAAACCTAAAGGTGGTGTCCGATTTGTGTTCCGAAAAGacgaaaataacaaatacaaGAGGATAGAGGATCTGGGCGAGATACAAAGTGGTGATCTCTTAGTGGTATCCGACAGGGCCAGAATTGACAAGACCATTGACTATGGCTTTCCACTAGGACCTAGTCCAACAAAAAGTTTACAAAGGTCGCCCCTCCCACGGAGGTCAACAAAGGTTACTGCACCCTTCAGACGTAGTCTTTCCAGGAAAAACGACACGATTGTAGTGATGAACAAGGAAAGGATGACAACCTATAAGGTCAATCCAAACACGACACAACTGTTTGAGCAAATTCTTGATGATATTGGTGATATGTTAAAGCTCAGTGCATACAAACCATTAAGTATGCATTCGGTCACACCAGCAGCATACTCTCAGGTACGTTCACTCATTCAATCACACCAGCAACATGATACTCTCAGGTACGTTCCCACATTCGATTACACCAGGTGTATACAATCAGGTAAGTTCACACATTCGATCACACCATCATCATACACTCAGGTAAGTTCACACGTTCGATCACACCAGGTGTATATACCCTCATGTAGGTTCACACATTTGATCACACCATGAGCATACCCTCGGGTAAGTTAAAACAAACATTCGATCACACCTGGAGTGTACCttgtttggtatattttttttctccaactaATAACAAAGTTGGATACTAACTAACAGTTGTCAGGTTTGAGCAGAAGTTGTTCATTAAGTCTAACATGGATAAGTATGGTTGAATACTTATTATCTTGAGAATGTTTATTTCGAGCAAGGTTAAAATTACAACTAATTACTGAAGTTTcgcaccaaaaaaaaaacccaacaatttGGTAAAATGCAGAAAATGTGGGTAAGAAATTTGAATAAAAGGTTTAGAAGTaggaaatttaaataaaaggttTAGAAGTAAGAAATCAAACGAAGACCTTTTGAATGAAAAGTATTAAATCAATATTGCATACCAAAAGTTTTAGGAGTGACTTAGTCCGAATGCCGAACCACcctccaaaattaaaaaaaaaaatcatgtaacaAAATCATAAGTGAaagaatgcatttttttctaacatttttatttttcattacaacaGATAGACAGCTTCACTAAGTTAAACTCACAGTTGCACACAACAGAACTGCGCAGTAGTGGAAAAGAAGTGCCGAAATTTGTCGTCTGCAAATCTGGCGAACATCCAGAGGACGCACTTTCTGAGAAACTGAGGAAAGCATACGAAAAGAAAGGTTTAATTAAACCAAATGATAAAAGCCCGGTACAAAATGGTATTGGAAGATACGATGATGACGATGAAGACGCGGGTTATGATCAGGTAGAAGATGGAGCACCAGAACCTGAAAAACATCCAAGAGGTTACCAGAGAAGTAAAGATTACGGCAGGGAACCATCCCCACAAAGACGGCACCAGAGAAGCCGAGACTTTGAACAGGAACAATCTCCTCCAAGACGGAACCAAAGAAATCGTGAATATGACCGCGATCCGTCCCCACCGAAACAGGTCGAAGAGCCACAAACTGCTCGTAGACCTACTCAAAGACAGAATGGTTTGTCGAAGTCCCAGTCGAAGGAAAGCGTTGGATCAAAACAGACAACTGGTCGCACCCCGCCTAGACAAGCTGCACCACCGCCAATTAAACCGCAAACAAGAAAACAACCACCACAAAGAAAACAAGTAGAAGAAGAAACCAGTTCCGAATCACAACAAAACCAAGAAGAAAGTGGCGATGACTCCGATTCCGATTACCCTACTCCGAGACTTCTTACACCCAAAAGACCAAAGGAACGTGTTGAGACGCCTGAATGTTAAATTCATTGATTGATGTAGATCGTTATGTTGTTGTGTCTTGTATTGACAAACCTTTTTTCATATGTGCACCAAAATGTGTAAATGATATTGTTGATGGGTCTTACGGAACTGTGATAATCACTCTATTATTTTAAAGACGTGAACTTGTGTACTTTGTTATTTTGGGAATAATAACCTAGTCCATACTAAATTATTATACTGAAAAATTGTAATTACGCAACACAAAAATGTGCTGACCTATTGAGTAATGTTTTTTTgcattaattttgtatatttgcacTCGTGTGCAGTGAACAGACTGTAGACTCGGTTAACGCCTTTTCTTGCCGTTCGTCTGTCCGcgatttttgttatatatgctatatgataaaattatatgATATTGGTCTGAAACTTACTAAATGATGGTTTGTACCGTGTTAACTTTCGATCTGCCAGGCAGTgactgcctattttttttttgacGATACGttgaattatacatgttatacatacTTACAAATTAATTTTTCGTTACACATTACATTGCTGTAAAAACTATAATGAAATAAGTTTATATGGCCTGTAACTTTATAATAATCGGAGTTAAAATACCCTGTAAGCGATTTCAAATCTGCAAGGTAGTTACTTCCTATGACACAATTGGTCACACGTTGGCAATTGCATGATATCACATACAATCCATTGttagtaaaaaataataatcattcgAATAGCGCTTGTTCATCTCTCGAACTTTCGGCGTAGAGAATGAGGTTTTTTTGGGAAAATTTTGGAGAATTTTTCAATTCGAGGGATGAAAATATAGCTTGTTCTCaatgaaaaatatctttttttagaaATTGGGGCCAAATTGTCACCAGTTTTGCAAATGAATTGGTATCCTCTATTGTCATATTTTTCAGTATAACTTTCTAGGAAAATGACTGTCAAATTAAGAATAAAGATTATAAGCATAAAAAAACTGGTGATATGTTTTTCATCGCCACTAAATAAGACTCgcggattaaaaaaaaacataaatacacTGACAGCGCAAATAATTTAAGGAGCATAtccatttaaaatgattttataatatttgcCTCCAGTCCCCATAACAAGAGAAATACCATTGGTATCCATTAGCATGTTCCCTTTTGATTTTGTGTAACGTATGTCTTACAATTTAAACAATTGAAACTGAGGACATGAATTTTTATAGTTAACTGAATCAAAAAGACAAACTAATAATCTTATAATTGTTAAATattatctctatatatatttatgttgaaataaaagttttataattCGATAGACTTTAAAAGATCCATTTATACATTGCAAATAATCTGAAAAAGGTATCGCATATTTAGTTTAGCAGCCATGCAAATATGTcattataaagaactaataaaaaTGAGAATTGAAATGGACACAAGGGAATGTTTTatagagacaacaatccgactaAAGAGTAAAAACAGCCGAAGGCTTCCAATCGGTCTTCAACACGAATTCCGCACCCAGAGGCGgatttcagctggcccctaaacataaaacaaatctaaACTGTTTAACAAAGTTTTAATTCTACATAAGTCTGTTATGACTCAGACAATCAATATTGTGCACCAGATAAAAGAGTAACATACTACACGATACACACATTGGTAAGAAAAAGTCATTTGAAGGGggaaaaaaggggaaaaaagaataaaaataaatttcacaaAGAAAAAGGAAGAAGAGGTTAGCACAGTCTTAAACAATTGACTGGTGCCGATATAGTTTGTCAATGCCTTGAAGCTAACGAGTTAAAAACAtgtaaatgaattaaacaaaaaccGCCACAAATCTGCCATCAACACAAGAaattctataaataacaaaaagtacCCTAGGttttcaataatgagaaaaatccGTACTGTATGGTCGGTTAGACAAGGCCCCGtcatgaaaatatgaaacaattcaatgaaGAAAGCTAAAGGCCTGATTTATTACAAAacagtttacgaaaaacaaatatgacaagcATGAACCAACAACCATTGAGGCGTGTTCAGACTGGTGGCATCTGAATCAAACTTGTACATTTTATGTCTCCACTATTGTTGTTTCATAACCTTGGTCATTCGACTAAAATCAGGTCCATAAAAGAAACAATACAAAAGAATGAAAAGGAAATGATTCCAACTTCTCGTTCAAAGACAACAAAACACAAGTAGAtctctttcattttttttcattgggtTTCAGTCGCACTTTATCATTGACTTACAATAAAGCAACTAACCTGGGAgaaaccatttaacttcaaggagGTTTCTGTTTTTTATTGCCGGAGTCAGAATTTCTTTTCGCACGGAGCTCGAGCGCGAtcaatttatttagtttttcaacgctatcaatcaaattcttttttttaatatgtaacaCTTTAAGGTATGGGAAAAAAATCGAGATTCAgaatatttgggtttttttttatatctgcacgaccagaatatttttttcatcagaatatttttctttcagaaaagaAACATAACCCTctcttgaagttaaatggtcattCCCTTATTTCACAACACATCTTACGAGAGAGAGAAAACAACAACTCGTAAGTCATAAACATTTCAATATAACTTGCGATCAATTTTTGTGGTAAGACTCACGCGGCTAGTCTCGTGATAAATTTATCCACCGCACCAAAATGCGCTTGTAGACAATGAAAACAATCGCTAAATGCCTCGCAAAGATGATACGGAATAATGTCGTGTTATCCGCTTAAGATTATTTAATGATAGTCGTACTTTACAAAAGATTTCAGTTACATCATATAACAGGAAGACATGGCTATCGTGCAATGCTTAGAATAAATCCATACTGAACTATATTGCAGGAAGAATTAGATAACGTGCAATGCTCAGAATAAATTTGTTCAGAATTATAATCCAGGAAAAGTTAGAAAATGTAGTCTTGCTTCAATCAAGAGATATGCAAATTGAATAATGAGCAACCCCAAAATATATATGTCGCAATGATCGATAATACAATAATTCTATAATTATTACCTTTTACGATTAGACTATTAAACCAAAAAGAATTCAACTTGAACGTGATATAGTTTTATAAggcttttcttttatttataaattttatctgtattttgttttttattcattcaaaagATCATTCTAAGCTTTAAATAGATTGTCTTGCAATTTTCAAAATTACTAATAATAGACAATAAGCTATATTTTTCTCTCATTTAATTATATATGCGTATCATATATgtattttaacaaatgtttaactACTGTTTTCTTAAACTAATGTATGTTTCTACATTTCGCACATTTTCAtgatggttgtttttttttttttggctttatttttaatttcagttaaattttattcTACACTCTTTAGTTTGACAATGCTAATTAAGCTACTAAACACTGATTACTCGTCAACTCATACAGGACGATTAATCGTATTTATACAATTAATTCTATCACCATGCAGAAATGAATGCGGTTTGACTGATTACCCCAAGCCGACATTCAGAGTTTAGTACACAATTTCCGACAACTGAAAATCTGCTCTGTGTCACGACCCTGACATATTGCAGTTCAAAATGTCATGTGACTTCGATATATAAAATCAGATCAAGTTTTAGATTTATCAACAAATATTCGATATCAACAGTTCAATATACACGTTTTAATATTCTCAAATCAAGATGGCTTTATTCACTAGTACTCCCAAGTCTAAGCGTGGAGAAAAGGTTATGTTACTGAATCTTGACAATACCGACGACGATGTTTCATCTGGCTATGATTCTCCTGTATATATCTCAGATGAAAACAAAGACGATAAGAAAACAGTTACAACTAAAATGGTTGCCGCTGATTCTTCAGACGATTCAGATTTCTCATCCGATGAAGCAGACGATGATTCATCAGACGACGACAGCGATGACTTAGATGATATAGATGACATACAGTCAACCAATGATTCGATGAAAGTCACAAAGATACAGGCTGTGGTTGATAATATTCGCTATATTCTGTCCATGCCAGACTTATGTGACGTTATGTTCCTGGTTGGCGAACAGAGAATTCCGGTGTATGGATTAAAGTCGATTCTTGGAACAAGGAGCAACACTTTCCTCGATATGTTCGTTAAGCAGTCAAGAGAAGAAACGAATACCAAGAAAAAGATGAAGAAGTCCAAAGATGAGAAGCTAACCAGTAGTAGCACCAAGACCACCATAATAGTTGGAGGTTACGACATTGAagtgtttcgttcatttttattgtttttgcacTGTGGATCCGTTACCATGGATGCGTTGACTGTTGCTGGACTCCTATGTTGTGCTGTAGAATTTGACATTGCTGATTTGAAGAAGGCATGCTGGGAATTTGTAGATAAATGTTTGTCGTCTGTTAGTACCGACATTGTTATAAAAGAAACATTCCGTTATGATGATCATAGTGCTGCACAGGAACTCCGACAAGTTATTTTGAGCCGACAAACAAGTACGAtactaaaaacaaaaaatgttgcaAAACTGCGCCAGTCTCCTATTGGACAAGAAACTGAAGTGTAGAGTTCTGTATGTATGTTATTGTCTAGCAGAGTTTAGTGCTACctacatgttttatttgaccataACATGTACTAAACATTAACGAAAGTGCTCACAATTTATTATGTTAAtatacttgtatattttatagtgcttcattaaataatgtttttaatcaagatggtttttcgtttttattgcagtaaaatttAAAGGTTTTAATGCCTTCAATTCAGTTTTTTCTATGCATATGACAAAGGCTTACAACAATATTTCTGTTTATACACACATCTTTGTCAGATCTCTAACAAAGATAACAGTACAAGATTACTACATACTGTTagatcactttttttttaatattttacactAGATAATccaatgaaaatattgaataagGATATGCAGCATCGTTCCTTAAAAAAAACCCTCGGAATCATCTTGCTCATACAAAGCTGTAAGATCTAGACTAATCTCTAATAGCCTTGGTCTTTTTCCGGGTTCAGTGGACAGGGTTTTAAGTCTTGATCATTGCGAAACATTATACATCAAAAAGAAAACCTAGTTACCCTTCATTGTACAGTTATCACTATTTCTGTCGGTCTATACCCAAGTTTCGAAGTCATTAATCGAAGCGTTGTGTAGCCATTTGTGGTAAAACAGAAACACCATGACGTGGTTAATGTGTTGCATACAGTAATAATTACATCATGACGTGTTAAATGTGTTGCATACAGTAATCAATACATCATGACGTGTTTATTGTGTTGCATGCAGTTATCATTACATCGTGACGTGGTTAATGTGTTGCATACAGTAACCATTACATCATGACGTGTTTAATGTGTTGCATACAGTAACCATTACATCATGGCGTGTTTTCGTGTCTGTAGAGTAAAGGGTGACACGTGTAAATTGTTTCCATGGTAGAGGAGCAGAGGAACGCACAGGACAACCATTCTTGTTCTTTCCAATGACGTGTTGATATCTGTATTCAATTTTCTGAGAAAACGTTGATCTTTAAACTAACACTAAGTTACCGCAAGGACaactgatatatatatgtatactacTGTCTAACGAAAAAACATCACTTGTCTATATATCGATTGTCTTGTTTAGTTTTCTTCTTGAACTAAATGGAGACATGGGGCAcacatcaatgagacagtaattactatactatatataaaaatattaattttcgcgaaccatttaggtcacggaaattccaaaatatggcatcagtaaggagagttgtgcaaataatgtgaatacacagaacccccatccaaattatctccagctaaaagtattcatctttttctattttatatgtactaacaatgttccatttttctataatttcgattaaaatattccaaaatctgagtaaaATTAGAtagaatgccccaaataaacattgtctgattggttgaagtactgtggcgtcgatgcttagcataataagcctcgatgtaaagcacacgcttcacaggaagaaggagagttttacaaataatgtgaatacacagatcctccatcctatttttattttgatggaaatgttgcagtgttcatcatttctgttttgattctgctcactaaattccattttttctataattccgatttagatatgtggaacccgcaataaaaatagatggcctcaatcacGTGGTTTCAATGATTtaatagcaacgcaaaaaattccattAATGTTaccaatcggaactactcggcctttctggttgcacgaagtgaatagccgagtagttccgattgacgATTGTTACATAAGCCGAATCACACATACGATCTTTGCGCTCAAATGTAGTTCTTAGTGAAGTATACAGGTAACTTCGTttacgaaaatttatacacactttttcattaacatattatcagacttttgcatattcacgtttttttatgctgaactgtagtcgaatttaattctatacatttttttttacgtgaagcagtaggagtaagaatattttttcgcgccaatttaagcAGTTTCATCACgaagaacaaaattatttattgttattttcgtgaaattttagtcatatagtttatcaattagagaattttttgtaagtattacttattcatgttaaggttctactgatgtgcttctctagacctttttgacggtccgttttatcccatttatctcaatactatgacagaaatgtcaactcgacctattcgtgtcgaaagtgaaaatccatctatttgatgaaataattttttcttcaacggttcatgcattatttttgtattatttgataaccaatcacattcacgttgcatgtttgcatgaaaatggttatgtattggtgaattgtaagggcgatgcaacatgcgaggtcagtgcgcgatcacgtgacattattatttgtaaacaaacatgctccccgtgtaacacgtgtctggattatcctttcaaagtgttgtgaatttttcagtcactattttatgatatatttctttttgtttttaggtttgcatattagtagtccaagtgaattagacatagttctgagtcgtgtgtgtttttttttttattgaattagaaggtaagtctacataagttatatttaacttaagtttaaaaagatgactccactttcactctatatttaaaacccgcatactaatttaaacagcatttgctcTGCTTGAATGTTAATTTGCCCCTTCCCCGTCATTTCCCAGTgacggatccaggaattttcatatgtgggggtccactgactgacctaagagggggcccgctccagtcaagcttcagtgattccttatataagcaaccaaattttttaccaaaaagggggggccgggcccccctcTTAATCCGCCTCTGTTTCCCTTTTAAATTTGCGCAAAAGTCATACTTTCAGTCCATTTCgttaacggctgatttgtgattttaccatcttaactgcaattttcatattgaacacatttgaccattcagtatgagttcccaaGTTTTTGACTTATATGAAGGAGgctttaggtcatgttttcctaaacaccttattgctatttgtctgtctggattgttataCCCATAAAATCAGatagtgatgaatatgcaagttttcaacaatccaagaaaatacacctta includes:
- the LOC143069459 gene encoding uncharacterized protein LOC143069459 encodes the protein MPAPYHYDEQRYVSEDDSGLRGSRQYQAQPNMARYERYEIDPPSLKARQDDMKGKKVTFCMSGDKDSKGVDLCINNKIRTFGSLLAELDKHPKIKPKGGVRFVFRKDENNKYKRIEDLGEIQSGDLLVVSDRARIDKTIDYGFPLGPSPTKSLQRSPLPRRSTKVTAPFRRSLSRKNDTIVVMNKERMTTYKVNPNTTQLFEQILDDIGDMLKLSAYKPLSMHSVTPAAYSQIDSFTKLNSQLHTTELRSSGKEVPKFVVCKSGEHPEDALSEKLRKAYEKKGLIKPNDKSPVQNGIGRYDDDDEDAGYDQVEDGAPEPEKHPRGYQRSKDYGREPSPQRRHQRSRDFEQEQSPPRRNQRNREYDRDPSPPKQVEEPQTARRPTQRQNGLSKSQSKESVGSKQTTGRTPPRQAAPPPIKPQTRKQPPQRKQVEEETSSESQQNQEESGDDSDSDYPTPRLLTPKRPKERVETPEC